In Primulina huaijiensis isolate GDHJ02 chromosome 4, ASM1229523v2, whole genome shotgun sequence, a genomic segment contains:
- the LOC140975730 gene encoding CBL-interacting serine/threonine-protein kinase 5-like, with amino-acid sequence MEEKPTKHTQENNHLSYGSARNIVFDKYEMGRLLGQGTFAKVYHGRNLRTSESVAIKVINKDQVKKEGLMEQITREIAVMRLVRHPNIVEIKEVMATKQKIYFVMEYIKGGELFAKVAKGRLKEDAARKYFQQMVSAVDFCHSRGVWHRDLKPENLLLDENENLKVSDFGLSALPEHHRNDGLLHTQCGTPAYVAPEVLRKRGYDGEKSDIWSCGVILYVLLAGYLPFQDENLMKMYSKVFKSEFEFPPWFSYDAKRLISRLLVADPQKRITIPGIMKNPWFCKGFNRPIAFSIQEPVNETPLEQEDEAQRKELELKRSKSSPPFYNAFAFISSMSSGFDLSSLFENRTRSGTLFTSKCSASSIMSKLESLANKTNFKMVSNKDFKVRMQGASEGRKGKLSVMAEVFEVAPEVAVVEFSKAAGDTLEYRKFCEEDVRPALKDIVWSWQGENSVPGTEM; translated from the coding sequence ATGGAGGAAAAACCCACAAAACATACACAAGAAAACAACCATCTTAGTTATGGATCCGCAAGAAACATCGTTTTCGACAAGTATGAGATGGGGCGGCTCCTGGGCCAGGGCACCTTCGCCAAGGTTTACCATGGGAGGAACCTCAGGACCTCCGAAAGCGTCGCCATTAAAGTCatcaacaaagatcaggtcaaGAAAGAAGGTTTAATGGAGCAGATCACCCGAGAAATCGCCGTCATGCGATTGGTTCGGCACCCGAATATTGTAGAGATCAAAGAAGTAATGGCCACAAAGCAGAAAATTTACTTCGTCATGGAGTATATTAAGGGTGGAGAGCTTTTCGCGAAAGTTGCCAAAGGGAGGCTGAAAGAAGATGCGGCGAGGAAGTACTTTCAGCAGATGGTAAGTGCGGTGGATTTCTGCCATAGCCGCGGGGTCTGGCACAGGGACTTGAAGCCCGAAAATTTACTTCTTGATGAGAATGAAAACCTCAAAGTTTCTGACTTTGGGCTGTCCGCTTTGCCGGAGCACCATCGGAACGATGGGCTTCTACACACGCAGTGTGGAACACCGGCTTACGTTGCTCCGGAAGTGCTTAGGAAAAGAGGGTACGATGGTGAAAAATCTGATATTTGGTCATGtggggtgattttatatgttctTTTAGCAGGATACTTGCCATTCCAGGATGAGAATTTGATGAAGATGTACAGCAAAGTTTTCAAGTCCGAATTCGAGTTTCCCCCGTGGTTCTCGTATGATGCAAAGAGGCTAATATCCAGGCTCCTGGTTGCTGATCCACAGAAGAGGATTACCATTCCAGGGATCATGAAAAACCCTTGGTTTTGCAAGGGATTCAACAGGCCGATCGCCTTTTCGATCCAAGAACCAGTGAATGAAACTCCCTTGGAGCAAGAAGATGAAGCACAGAGGAAAGAATTGGAGTTAAAAAGATCAAAATCATCTCCCCCTTTCTACAACGCATTCGCATTCATATCATCAATGTCATCCGGGTTCGACTTATCAAGCCTGTTCGAGAACCGAACAAGGTCCGGTACGCTCTTCACGTCGAAATGCTCGGCCTCCTCAATCATGTCGAAGCTTGAATCACTGGCCAATAAAACGAATTTCAAGATGGTTAGCAACAAGGATTTTAAGGTCAGGATGCAGGGCGCGTCGGAGGGGCGGAAAGGGAAGTTGTCCGTAATGGCGGAGGTGTTCGAGGTGGCGCCAGAGGTGGCGGTGGTGGAGTTCTCGAAAGCGGCGGGGGACACACTCGAGTACAGGAAGTTCTGTGAGGAGGACGTGCGGCCTGCCTTGAAAGACATAGTCTGGAGTTGGCAAGGGGAGAACAGTGTTCCGGGGACTGAAATGTAA
- the LOC140974813 gene encoding cinnamoyl-CoA reductase 1-like: MRTAHGDIVCITGAGGFIASWLVKLLLEKGYTVRGTVRNPDDPKNAHLRELEGANERLILCSANLDDYESLREAINGCNGVFHTASPVTDDPEQIVEPAVVGTKNVITAAAEAKVRRVVLTSSIGAVYMDPNRASDEVVDESCWSDLEFKYQGFNWYCYGKAVAEQAAWDSAKELGVELVVINPVLVLGPLLQPTINASVLHILKYLTGSAKTYANSIQAYVHVKDVALAHILLFESPAASGRHLCAKSVLHRGDVVDILAKFFPEYPIPTKCSDEKNPRKKPYKFSNQKLKDLGLEFTSVKQSLYDTVKSLQEKGHLPIPAQTEEPIIIQS, translated from the exons ATGCGGACAGCTCACGGCGATATCGTATGTATCACCGGCGCCGGTGGATTCATTGCTTCGTGGCTTGTCAAGTTGCTTCTTGAAAAGGGATATACTGTAAGAGGCACTGTCAGAAATCCAG ATGATCCGAAGAATGCACATTTGAGAGAGCTGGAAGGCGCAAATGAGAGACTGATTCTTTGCAGTGCGAATCTTGATGATTATGAGAGCTTACGCGAAGCTATCAATGGTTGCAATGGTGTTTTCCACACTGCATCACCCGTCACTGATGATCCT GAACAAATAGTGGAGCCTGCGGTGGTTGGGACCAAGAATGTGATAACCGCGGCGGCGGAGGCCAAGGTCCGCCGGGTGGTGTTAACCTCGTCAATCGGCGCTGTGTACATGGACCCCAACAGAGCCTCCGATGAAGTTGTGGATGAATCTTGCTGGAGTGACCTCGAGTTCAAATACCAAGGTTTC AATTGGTACTGCTATGGAAAAGCTGTGGCTGAACAAGCAGCATGGGATTCAGCTAAGGAGCTAGGCGTGGAGCTCGTAGTGATCAACCCAGTATTAGTCCTCGGCCCATTATTGCAACCTACCATTAATGCTAGTGTTCTTCACATTCTCAAGTATTTAACTGGCTCGGCAAAGACTTATGCTAACTCTATCCAAGCCTATGTCCATGTAAAGGATGTTGCATTGGCACACATTCTCTTGTTTGAGTCACCGGCGGCATCGGGGCGACACCTATGCGCTAAGAGCGTGCTCCACCGTGGCGATGTGGTGGACATTCTCGCCAAGTTCTTCCCGGAGTACCCAATACCTACAAA GTGTTCAGATGAAAAGAACCCTAGGAAAAAACCTTACAAATTCTCCAATCAAAAGCTCAAGGATTTGGGCTTGGAGTTCACATCAGTAAAGCAGAGTCTGTATGATACAGTCAAAAGCCTACAAGAAAAAGGTCACCTCCCAATTCCAGCCCAAACTGAAGAGCCCATTATTATTCAGTCCTAG
- the LOC140975731 gene encoding small ribosomal subunit protein eS12-like, producing the protein MRKYAYSAFLSFLFTRLRFSCWRSLSLLSQVWIGALEYQEDKMSGEDAAVVETPAPVLGEPMDVMTALQLVLRKSLAHGGLTCGLHEGAKAIEKHAAQLCVLAEDCNQPDYIKLVKALCTDHNVNLITVPSAKSLGEWAGLCKIDSEGKARKVVGASCVVVKDFGEESEGLHIVQEYVKSH; encoded by the exons ATGCGAAAATATGCGTATTCTGCATTCCTTTCATTTTTGTTCACTCGACTCCGATTCTCTTGTTGGAGATCTCTAAGCCTTCTGTCCCAG GTGTGGATCGGAGCACTCGAGTATCAGGAAGATAAAATGTCTGG AGAAGATGCTGCTGTTGTGGAGACACCTGCACCGGTTCTCGGTGAGCCTATGGACGTCATGACAGCGTTGCAACTCGTGCTTAGAAAGTCGTTGGCTCATGGGGGTCTTACTTGCGGCCTTCATGAAGGTGCCAAAGCAATTGAGAAGCATGCTGCCCAGCTTTGTGTATTGGCTGAAGACTGCAACCAACCAGACTACATCAAGTTGGTGAAGGCATTGTGCACCGACCATAACGTCAACCTGATAACTGTTCCAAGTGCTAAGTCTCTTGGTGAATGGGCTGGT TTGTGCAAGATTGATTCAGAAGGAAAGGCGAGGAAAGTTGTCGGGGCCTCTTGTGTTGTTGTGAAG GATTTTGGCGAGGAAAGTGAAGGCCTCCACATTGTTCAGGAGTATGTCAAGTCTCACTGA
- the LOC140974814 gene encoding probable CCR4-associated factor 1 homolog 7: protein MSFLPESDSIQIRNVWEDNLEEEFAFIRNIIDDYPYVAMDTEFPGVLLRPTKEFSDPRDYQYQKLKLNVDLLKLIQLGFTFSDAKGNLPHCDTDKLCVWQFNFREFNPVHDMYAFESLALLRKSGIQFGRNIQKGISARRFGELLMSSGVVLNDSVCWVTFHSGYDFGYLLKLLTCRNLPDTQAGFFELIRIFCPVLYDVKHLMKFCGLHGGLNKLARFLGLQRVGISHQAGSDSLLTARAFKKLKDNNFGGKVERYAGVLYGLGVDN, encoded by the coding sequence ATGTCGTTTTTGCCCGAAAGCGACTCCATTCAAATCAGGAACGTTTGGGAGGACAATTTGGAGGAAGAATTCGCGTTTATTCGAAATATCATCGATGATTACCCCTACGTTGCAATGGATACAGAGTTCCCGGGCGTTTTACTCCGACCCACGAAAGAGTTCAGTGACCCCCGTGATTACCAGTACCAAAAATTGAAACTTAATGTTGATCTTTTGAAGCTGATCCAATTAGGTTTCACTTTCTCCGACGCCAAGGGAAATTTACCCCACTGCGACACTGATAAGTTGTGTGTCTGGCAGTTCAACTTTCGAGAATTCAATCCGGTACATGATATGTATGCTTTCGAATCACTCGCGTTGCTTCGCAAGAGCGGCATTCAGTTTGGAAGAAATATCCAGAAGGGTATCAGCGCCAGGCGATTCGGGGAGCTCTTGATGTCGTCTGGGGTTGTTTTGAATGACAGCGTGTGCTGGGTTACATTCCACAGCGGATACGATTTCGGGTACTTGCTCAAGCTGTTGACTTGCCGGAATTTGCCTGATACACAAGCAGGATTCTTCGAATTGATCCGTATATTTTGTCCGGTCCTGTATGATGTCAAACATTTGATGAAGTTTTGTGGTTTGCACGGTGGATTAAACAAGCTGGCCAGGTTCTTGGGGCTGCAGAGGGTCGGTATTAGTCACCAGGCCGGATCGGATAGCTTGCTTACGGCTCGTGCATTCAAGAAATTGAAGGATAATAACTTTGGAGGCAAAGTGGAGAGATATGCTGGGGTTTTGTATGGTTTAGGTGTTGATAATTGA
- the LOC140975733 gene encoding factor of DNA methylation 2-like isoform X3, whose product MKEKVLETDEILKGSNSTTDAGEKGSICEEPKHKKLNLLVAEREKKEVLKRNLELECELDAKKIRIAELTTKLEDNVDEIDGLQDLNQQLVTKERLGNNELQNARKALIEVLRKMPDDTDDDTDKGDFGLKRMGEIDHGAFLESCRLRYSPSEADTEAVKFCSEWQEKLQNPQGTHSKSSCFTVTIRKCWMRMIRNSKSLRRNGETKFTMQ is encoded by the exons ATGAAGGAGAAGGTACTGGAGACAGACGAGATCTTAAAGGGTAGCAACTCCACCACTGACGCTGGGGAAAAGGGCTCAATATGTGAGGAGCCTAAGCACAAGAAACTGAATCTCCTTGTTGCCGAA AGGGAGAAGAAAGAAGTGTTGAAGAGAAACTTAGAGCTTGAATGCGAACTAGATGCTAAGAAAATCAGAATCGCAGAGCTCACAACCAAATTAGAGGACAACGTTGATGAGATCGACGGTCTTCAAGATTTAAATCAACAACTCGTTACTAAAGAGCGACTTGGCAACAATGAGCTGCAAAATGCCCGCAAAGCGTTAATAGAG GTCTTGAGAAAGATGCCCGATGACACCGATGATGACACTGATAAAGGAGATTTCGGTTTGAAGAGGATGGGGGAAATTGATCATGGGGCTTTCCTGGAATCATGCAGGTTGAGATACTCCCCTTCAGAGGCTGATACCGAGGCTGTTAAATTTTGCTCTGAATGGCAAGAAAAACTGCAAAATCCTCAGGGCACCCATTCAAAATCGTCATGCTTCACGGTGACTATCAG GAAGTGTTGGATGAGGATGATCCGAAACTCAAAAAGCTTAAGAAGAAATGGGGAGACGAAATTTACAATGCAGTGA
- the LOC140975733 gene encoding uncharacterized protein isoform X1, whose protein sequence is MKEKVLETDEILKGSNSTTDAGEKGSICEEPKHKKLNLLVAELPTLVDSLTQDCRNYERSLRHERIKMGTMEMIWNSREREKKEVLKRNLELECELDAKKIRIAELTTKLEDNVDEIDGLQDLNQQLVTKERLGNNELQNARKALIEVLRKMPDDTDDDTDKGDFGLKRMGEIDHGAFLESCRLRYSPSEADTEAVKFCSEWQEKLQNPQGTHSKSSCFTVTIRKCWMRMIRNSKSLRRNGETKFTMQ, encoded by the exons ATGAAGGAGAAGGTACTGGAGACAGACGAGATCTTAAAGGGTAGCAACTCCACCACTGACGCTGGGGAAAAGGGCTCAATATGTGAGGAGCCTAAGCACAAGAAACTGAATCTCCTTGTTGCCGAA CTTCCAACTTTGGTCGATAGTCTGACTCAAGATTGCCGCAACTATGAAAGATCCCTGAGACATGAACGCATTAAAATGGGGACGATGGAAATGATATGGAATAGTCGTGAG AGGGAGAAGAAAGAAGTGTTGAAGAGAAACTTAGAGCTTGAATGCGAACTAGATGCTAAGAAAATCAGAATCGCAGAGCTCACAACCAAATTAGAGGACAACGTTGATGAGATCGACGGTCTTCAAGATTTAAATCAACAACTCGTTACTAAAGAGCGACTTGGCAACAATGAGCTGCAAAATGCCCGCAAAGCGTTAATAGAG GTCTTGAGAAAGATGCCCGATGACACCGATGATGACACTGATAAAGGAGATTTCGGTTTGAAGAGGATGGGGGAAATTGATCATGGGGCTTTCCTGGAATCATGCAGGTTGAGATACTCCCCTTCAGAGGCTGATACCGAGGCTGTTAAATTTTGCTCTGAATGGCAAGAAAAACTGCAAAATCCTCAGGGCACCCATTCAAAATCGTCATGCTTCACGGTGACTATCAG GAAGTGTTGGATGAGGATGATCCGAAACTCAAAAAGCTTAAGAAGAAATGGGGAGACGAAATTTACAATGCAGTGA
- the LOC140975733 gene encoding factor of DNA methylation 5-like isoform X2: MKEKVLETDEILKGSNSTTDAGEKGSICEEPKHKKLNLLVAELPTLVDSLTQDCRNYERSLRHERIKMGTMEMIWNSREREKKEVLKRNLELECELDAKKIRIAELTTKLEDNVDEIDGLQDLNQQLVTKERLGNNELQNARKALIEMPDDTDDDTDKGDFGLKRMGEIDHGAFLESCRLRYSPSEADTEAVKFCSEWQEKLQNPQGTHSKSSCFTVTIRKCWMRMIRNSKSLRRNGETKFTMQ, encoded by the exons ATGAAGGAGAAGGTACTGGAGACAGACGAGATCTTAAAGGGTAGCAACTCCACCACTGACGCTGGGGAAAAGGGCTCAATATGTGAGGAGCCTAAGCACAAGAAACTGAATCTCCTTGTTGCCGAA CTTCCAACTTTGGTCGATAGTCTGACTCAAGATTGCCGCAACTATGAAAGATCCCTGAGACATGAACGCATTAAAATGGGGACGATGGAAATGATATGGAATAGTCGTGAG AGGGAGAAGAAAGAAGTGTTGAAGAGAAACTTAGAGCTTGAATGCGAACTAGATGCTAAGAAAATCAGAATCGCAGAGCTCACAACCAAATTAGAGGACAACGTTGATGAGATCGACGGTCTTCAAGATTTAAATCAACAACTCGTTACTAAAGAGCGACTTGGCAACAATGAGCTGCAAAATGCCCGCAAAGCGTTAATAGAG ATGCCCGATGACACCGATGATGACACTGATAAAGGAGATTTCGGTTTGAAGAGGATGGGGGAAATTGATCATGGGGCTTTCCTGGAATCATGCAGGTTGAGATACTCCCCTTCAGAGGCTGATACCGAGGCTGTTAAATTTTGCTCTGAATGGCAAGAAAAACTGCAAAATCCTCAGGGCACCCATTCAAAATCGTCATGCTTCACGGTGACTATCAG GAAGTGTTGGATGAGGATGATCCGAAACTCAAAAAGCTTAAGAAGAAATGGGGAGACGAAATTTACAATGCAGTGA